Genomic DNA from Vibrio sp. SNU_ST1:
ACCCAGCAGACAACGAGCAAGAGTGGATAAGCAAGGTGACTAAGTCAGTCTGGCCTAAGTTCTACTCAAGCATTGGAGGCAAAGACAAGTTAGACGACGTTCTTGAGTTACTTGGTAGAAAGTAACGATTAGATTCGCCCTATCTGCTGTTCTGCGCTACTTAATCACCTAGCGATAGAACAGTGAGATAGGGCATTTACATGGCTGTACTCGTTGATCTGTTCTGTACCTGATCTTTTTAGGACCGTGAGCGACTGGTTGTCATGTGGAAATCAACATTGGAGGTTATATGTCAGTCGCTAAAACAATAAAAAAGCATTTAAACAACATTGAGGAATATACATGTTGTCTGCTGCTCGCAAGCTTTGTCCTATTGCTGTTCACACAAATCCTTACTCGTCAGTTCTTTGATTACTCTATCCCTTGGGGGGATGAGGTCTCTACTTACATGTTCGTTTGGTTTGCTTATCTAGGGGCTGTTGTGGCTGCCAAGATGTCGGCGCATAACCGAGTGAGCTTCCACTTCAAATTCTTTCCGCCAATTGTGCAGACCGTGAGTGAAACCATCGCTGACTTCTTATGGCTCTGTTTCAACGGCTACTTCGTTTACCTCAGCTACGACTTCGTGTTCAACAAAATGAATCTGTTTTGGAAGTCTCAAACCACAGGTATCCCGATGAAGTACTTCTACATGATTTTACCTATCGCGTTTTCACTGATGATGATTCGAATTATCTGGAACAACTATGAGCGTTTATTCAAAGGCGCAACCAACGAAGATCCGGAAGTTAAAGAACTGCGCAAAATGACGGCACAAAAATCGACGCAGTAGTCGTCACAGAGAATAGTCGTAATAGAGAGATGTAATAATGGAATCCTATTTAACTCTAATTTTATTTGGTGGCTTTTTAACCCTGTTAATCCTAGGTGCACCAATCACAGTTTCACTGGCCGGCGCTTCGATGGCGGCCTATATGTTGCTCGACAAAAATCCCATCGCTTTAGTACAAATCGCGTTTACCTCGGTGGGTAACTTCCCGTTAATGGCATTACCGGCCTTTGTTCTTGCTGGCGCATTAATGGAGGCGGCGGGTATCTCCAAACGTCTGGTGGATATTGCAGAGAGCTTAGCCGGGCCCGTAACAGGCGGACTTGGCGCGGCAACGGTAATGGCATGTCTTTTCTTTGGTGCTATTTCGGGTTCAGGCCCTGCAACCACCGCCGCGGTAGGCATGTTAATGGTGCCTGCGATGGTGAAGCGTGACTACG
This window encodes:
- a CDS encoding TRAP transporter small permease, with translation MSVAKTIKKHLNNIEEYTCCLLLASFVLLLFTQILTRQFFDYSIPWGDEVSTYMFVWFAYLGAVVAAKMSAHNRVSFHFKFFPPIVQTVSETIADFLWLCFNGYFVYLSYDFVFNKMNLFWKSQTTGIPMKYFYMILPIAFSLMMIRIIWNNYERLFKGATNEDPEVKELRKMTAQKSTQ